In Diadema setosum chromosome 7, eeDiaSeto1, whole genome shotgun sequence, the DNA window gaaaggctagtaactgatcagtgggaatcagtggaaatgctgggagatgattgttccaatccttatgggattcattcaagagttcattgtatatctaatgttgtgtgaaaatgatttgcttcagaatggtctcatattcaagtaatgtgcagtttaatgcttccaggttagcgtccctggtcagtgacggggcattaatctgcacattacttgaatatgagaccgttctgaagcaaatcattttcacacaacaatagatatacaatggactcttgaatgaatcccataaggattggaacaatcatctcccagcatttccactgattcccactgatcagttactagccttcccctttaagagatATTACACAAACACGTTGTAGGGCAGGATGCCTTCTGAAGGCTGTGACAGTAGTgtgaatacacatacacacaaacaaacacgcataTGAACATAATGCACTCACGATTGCCTTGTAaactgtttgtttcattttccatccgagaagatggctggatagcccattaTTTATATTCAGCTACacatagctggtcttccatggggtccagttagaTGTAAGGCAGGGCCTTCACttggttaaacaccctgctctttgcgatgaatgaatgaagcgggatcttttacattCATGAGGTATGGCTCTCTCACTCACGGGACCTCTaatgtcctatctgagggacagagaGTTAAGCCTAGAGGGGACAGCATGATTACACATAACATTAGACttgggaatcgaacccgggtcctttgaatctggaggcagacgcgctgccgactgagccaaatcaccgcTATCTGAAGCAAATCAATCCCAACATGCTGCTTTCCCTGTCTCCCGGCCTTGTCTTCAAGGAATATAAATTGACCTGAACTGTCTTGTAAAATTTGCCTCACATCTATCAGTACACCCATATGGGATGAAAAGATAAGGATTCATTTACCCCCTttttacaaatacaaaatatttaccATTAAAGTTCTTTGTAACACCCGGTCATGTTCGTACAAGAGTCTGTGCGATCTTATTTTAGATCACAGGATAGGGAAACGACATCAGTACTGCTTGGGCAACCACAGTAGCATATATATGTTTTACATTCATACAATCATTCATTCGGGATTCAGGATTTGTCATCTTATATCGTGACTGAAGTAACCGTCTAAGCAGTGAAGCGCCAAGTGTCTTCCGAAGGCTCAATTTATTGTGCGTGAGCAGCTAGTGACCCcggcccccctcccccgccccttAAATTCGAACGGGGGCGAATTTTGTTCGGTGCCTGGATCGTTACCGATTCAAAGGGTGAAACAAAAATGCGATTCACGGAGCAGACTAAGCTTAGCCACATACTGCATGACATGTATGAGGACGCaataatttcacatttctcaTGGAAGATATTAGGTAAGGATTCGCTCACTCtcgtggtggtggggggggggggaggggtggggggagcACTGTCACGGTGACATCTGGGTATTCTAGGAACAGTTCCTGTGTTCGATTCTTTCCCCGGAGTCTAAATCGCCGGAATGGATTTTTATTCACTCACTACGTCCCGGTACCTGACCAACATGCCAAACAACTGGTATTACATTACCATGATATGTATTTTCCTGCAatgaatgcacacacacacacacacacacgcacacacacacacacacacacacacacacacacacacatacacacaaacaaacattcgtTTTATGTATACAGTAAGTATGTATAATATaagtattatgtatatatatatatatatatatatatatatatatatatatataagcatatattatatatataatgattatatatatatatatatatatatataatatatatatatatatatatatatatatatatatatatatatataattatatataatgtaaattattgtacatatatatatatatctgaagAGTTTGAATGAGATTATTCCATTCGAgtttaagttgagatatttgtgattaaaggtgcTAAAAACAGACAATGATGATAAGGGATATTTTTcatcataactttaaaaatatccCTTGGTATTTCTAAAGTGAGGTACACAAGAAAGgtcttatttttcatgaaaaaactTACTTTAAAATGCTTGAGAATGACGCTTAGCCCGTTTAGCAATCAATCTGCTCATGTAGATACATCTACATACATATACGCACTGTGTGTAATGTAGGggcttttatatatatatatatatatatatatatatatatatatgtatgcgtgtgtgtgtatatattatataaatttaTGAACTTGGTGTGATTGTAAATCTGCTAATGAAAAAGTTTCAGACACGAGCACACGATTGCTATTAGGAGTATaacctttatttcatttctcatGTCAAATAAATACGGTAGTAAAATAACTATATCATCAAGAATTGATAGAATGAATAGACAAATAAAACTGTCGAAGTTCGTCCAAAAGTGTAAATCGTTCTTCCAACTCATCGATAGAGTTGGCTCTACCCGTAGCCGATGTCGACAGCCGTGTGGTCGCAGCGAACAATTACAAAAGCTATACGGGAACAAGTGCTATTATGCTTTATTTAGTGTTAAAATATGTTAGAGCCTCAATTGTTAACAATGAACCAGACGAGGAGCTCACTACACATTAGCCAGCTACCAGATCCCCCATCAAACAGTGTCAAATATTTCTACAAGTACTTTATCAAACATTCTTTCACTCATTCAAATGATTTATTGTCATTCTTAGTTAAgcacaaaatattttgcaattgCGATAAAGATGTGTAATACTGTCTTGATTACATTTTTGCATGAATCACATTATTTCGAAGATTTTATCATTACCATTGTTAGAACCCTTCAtactttttcctttcttaattgaatacatgtatttcatttaagaaAAGGATTCATCGGAGTCGCGAATTTCGAACCTGCGCATGTGTACTTGAATTTTTATAGGTACTAATTATGGAGATCCATTTTATTATATCAATTTTTGAAGCTTATATACACATCAAATAAATCAATCTGGAAACATCGAaattccaagaaaaaaaaagacaggacattttgataatgaaatttcaGCCATGAATCACTaggctttgaaaaaaaaaaatcggcgagtgattatatcatttttttttccttcaaattcaACATTGGCATCATAGTTGTAAGTACTTGCTTGTTGAGCTTTGATATATAAATaatcaaattatcaaaatacacatcctttctctcctcttcttctctgAATCAGCTAGAAATAGGCTTGTTTCTACTGGAGTTGACACAACTGTTTAAATGACACTTTTTCTGTCATACCAGCAGTACTAGGAAgtcatcttaaaaaaaagacaaaaaaagactCTTATGGATAACATAATGGTTAAGCGAATGAACACGATAGGCTAAAAACTGTTTTAAATTCCCACGCCTATGGCAGCTGTACTGACACTTGTTCAAAACGTTAGATGTTACAGCTCTTGTAAGCGTTGACGTAGTAATCAATACCTGAATTCAATTCACATAAGGAACTAAGACCAATCAAGAGATGTCGACGTTTTAAAGAGACCAtcaagagtgttttttttttcgcagattACAATCCATTACATTGCTTGTAAAATCAATATACACTGCTCTAAAGTTTTCGAAAGGCTTGTAACCACATCATATCAAATAATTACTAAACAATATAactttaaatttgtttaaacatATACAAGTCAAAATTTCAGAATGATAAATACTGTGTATCAAAAGGTATTTCGCATGTATCCATAGCAGCTCTGTataacaatcttttttttttttcactttccatTAACTGCCCGTTCTGATATAACGCCATTGTTTCTCAGCGAGTGACTTATACTTCTGATCCGTAGACCAGGGTCTGTGTTCCTTCTCTTGAGGCACCTGCAGCTTATCCAAAGGCAGCAAGGCTTCCATAGTTTCCGGAAACCCATCCTGAATTTGGTGTTGAGGACTCCGTACACGAAGACGTTAAGAACGCTGTTCGTCAGAGCGACCATGAACGCTGCGCAGTGTACGCGCGCATTTACGTGTACTTGCGCGTTTAACAGAAAGCAGACAGCAACGTAGGGAATCCAGCATAGAAGAAACACTCCAAGAAGGATCAGTAAAGTTGTTGCCGCTTTTGTGTCTCGAATTGACTGCATTTTCTTCAACTTTGCCACTTTTCTCGCCGTTTGCTTGGATGTAAATGTTTTCCATTCCCCCGATTCTCCGCTTGTGGACGATTTATGTTTGCCTTTCTCTcgtttgttcctcaaagtgccctcgTTGAGGGAAAACCTCTTTTGGACTGTTTTGTGTTTTAGCGGGACGTAGTCGTCTGTCCGAATTGTAGGCACGTTGGCGTCGTTCTGAAAGATACTGGGCACAATAGCCAGACCCGCAGGAACAGAGCATTTGACATTTGCCAAGCCCTTGTCACTGTGTGTCCCATTCACCAAGTCTCCCCGCCACACATGCTGGGCCGACTTGCTTCGCTTGATGTCAGCTTTCGCTGCTCTCGGCTCCCTCTGCCCTTCAGACAGAGTGCTGCCGTTTGTGTCTGTGATTTTGGCGCGGTAAACCTGatcactgttaccatggtaCCTCATGTTGTCTGGTAGAGATGTTGAAGGCCTATCCACGCGTGCTCCGGGCTGTCTCTTGCGCGGGGATGCTTGCGAGACTTCTCCTGTGAGCGCGTCACACTGACTTTTCTCGTTCGCCCATCTGCTCGTGTGCTCGGGGCCGCCTAAATTCGCCGGGGCTGGTCTGATCTGCCGTTTTACGCGGCGAGCGACGATGTAGATTTTGgcgtaacaaaacaaaatcatcgCAAGCGGGAGACAGAAGCCGACGAAGTACTTGGCGACGGTATAGCCCCAGTTGGATTTCTCCCAGTCCACGGTACAGGCTCCAATGTCCTCGATGTAGACGTACGAAGCCATACTCGTCATCGGCAAACAGGCGCAGGTGACAGACACTCCCCAAATGCAGACGAGGTAGACGGTGGCCCGGGTTGCAGTCATACATTGCTGGTAGTGAAGGGGTTTGACGATTGCCACGTATCTGTGAGGAAGAGACCAGAATGCAGAAACCAACAAATTATACTAGACACCTGGTTTGAGTTGACTATCACTTGTACACATAAAAATCATATGAATATGCCAGTGAACTCTGAAATCATTTACATTTCTCAATGATCACAATTTCATTTACAGAACAGTATACATTTGACCGGGTGGACATCGATTCCAAATGAGATACTGAAATTTATGTAAGAAGGTAGGCAACTTTGCAAATCGCGTAATCACATTCCAGGTATCGCCATGGAACCGTGAGTTTAATCTAGAACAGCTAGTCACCCAACGTCACTAAATGTGGACAAAAATGTCTAAATGCCAATTTATCAATACCAAGGATGGTAACAGCAGGAAAGACATGCGATTTATTGCTCTGCTGTATTGGTCCAGCCTTCGCTTCATGTATAATAAAAGCATGGAATTACTCTGAAAGAGTTTGATGCGGTTACAGTTGCGGTTCGCACCTGCTCTTACTTGTACAGTCAAATCATGCATTGTTTCGCTTTTTTAAGGCCCCCAAAACCAAGCTTGAATAAAACATTGTTGATCGATCGCCAGATAACGCATTGAAATTATCTACCTTCCCTCAGCAATCCTTTCCTTTTCATCCACTTTTACGATCAAAGTGTCACCTCTTTTCTATTCCTGTCTCCCTCTTTTTATGCTTTTGTGCACACCATGTCTGTGGGAATATTCCAATTGTGCATtcttgttttgtgataaaagtcAGTTTTCAATACTTTGgattttgtcttcttttatatttctgtgattgcctATAGGCGGAGAATAATTGTGTGTGTCTTAATGGCATGCCTGTGTTTATCTGTTGAATAGCCCGTGTATAAATGTCAGACGTGAGCGATATAGCGCCCTCAATGACCGAGTTCTCAATAGTGTTTTTGTGCGAGATGTATATAGCTTTCAGTGAGCATTAACGCTTTTGCAAGTGTGCGGTTATCACCTTTCGTGTCACAAAAACAGGCGGACTTTCTCGCTAGATTATATTTCGCCTAGAGACCACACTTTCCCATTTTCTCCTCCTGAAAATTTCCTGAGGGTCGCGATGTGATAATAAGGCTCATCTAGAACATTACACAATTTTCTTGGAATCTTGgctacaatttgtacatgtgaGAActagatttctttttaaatcccTCGGTGATTTTGTCACTGCGTACGATACGATTCTTATTCTTTAACACGCCTGACCTAATTCATAACTGTGCTTAAGATGAGAATGCCGGCGATACATAACCTTTTCCACCAATCACCCACAATCAAATGTAAAGCTACTTAGCTACAAATCATGTTCAATAGGATATTCTTATTCCCGGGAGGCTGCGTGTTTTAACACTTCGTGCTCATAATTTACAAAACGCGAAATGTGCGCATGTGACTAACTATAACGCATAATCCTCTCAAgagaaatagagtaaaatttaCGACGAAATATTCCTCAGATGTATGACTGATGAATGATAATGCATGTCGACAACTTGAGCGTTGAGGGAATAGCGCGATAACACATCCCAGCAATTTGTACACAGAAGCTGGGCTACTCTCGGGGGATTTGATCCAGCGCTGCGAAGACCGTCTCCCAAACTCGACGCTAATGCCAGAATTCGCCTCATTTTCATTCCCCCGACCTACAGCGCCGTGCGTGCTCAGACGCATAAATGAATGCTAGCTCGTAAAGGTGTAAGTAATCCaggtattcttctttctccatcgaagttcttttcttttccagcagctgtttttttcccccacctCTCTCTTCTCCTTTTACTCTCTTCCTGCACGTATCCTCAAATCCGCACTCTTTTTAACTTTATATCTCCCTCCCTTTCCCTCTCTTCGTAGGCATAACGTCTTACTTTTTAAAGCAACAACTCTGCGCCGGTTTTTATAGACCCCTTTCCAGGAAGACAAGGATTGTTTCACCTGTTCTTGCCCTTTATCAAAGGAGCCTGCCtttgtttgaataattattattagATGTCCGCCGGACTTTGGTGAGGATTCCGTCAACAGCCTAAGTGACATGATTATTATGATCCTTACATAAATCATAATGGCGTACTAAGTATTCCCGCTCGTATATTATCGCTTATTTATTCAAATGTAGTAAAGAATGGAACAAGTGTCTTTTTTTGGTATGTATACATAAATTCATAAGTAGCCTTTGATATTCAGCGTAGTCACTAGTAGACTCTTCCAGTAGAACTCATGAACAATCAGACTGTTTTATGGCGCATGCGCAGCTGACATCTGTGTGTCATCGAGTACTTGTTGAACCGTTCCGTCTGTCTGAcgaatgtaagaaaaaaaaaagtacaatgtgCTAAAGGGGAAAAGTGAGACAATATCAAGGCATTTGCATAGTGGAGGCGAAACCACAATGAAGTCTGAGGTTTGCTCTCTTGAAATTGCACACACTGTAGGACGTGCTTTaactttcatattatttttcgcatattgtgtgtttgcatgtacGGCTGTGCCATGTGTCGGAATGTTAGTCACacacttcttcctcttttttattccttttttctttctctctcaaagCATGCACTGGAGAGTTTCTGAGAGTCGTGCATTCGATCACATGACCAGATACCACGTGATGGTAGAGTCACTGTTTTGAGGACATTTTCCTCTTTGCGTTTATACTGAGTTCACATCTTACTTAGATGCTGGACAAATGTCATAATAGTATATAGGCCCTTCACATATTGAAAACGAACTTGGACCTGCATCAACAGTTCTTTTTATCCAAGGTAGCTCTTTTTTAGGCCCTTCCATTATGACCACCCATCATTGTCAGCTATACCCAATTTTAATGCACCCAGAAGAATCTTTAGCGTCATCCACACCCTACCACAGTCTCCTCGTTAACAGTAGGACACACGTGACAGCTTGACGCCAGACGGCTTCAATGCTGCACCATGAGACAACGTTAATCCCGGTTATAAACCGTAAATCTAGAAATGACGTTGATACTGTCTATGGTGTATCATTCATGTCCTGCCTTGGCAATGCCGATGTCCTCCGGTTGGTCCTAGGAGCGTGATACGAGCCTGACATATACTTATACAGCATCAGATTGCGTCATGTATAGTCCCAATACTATACGAAGAATTTGGCAGTACGCTCGGCGGTCTTATTTCTCCATATCTCCGCATGAAACTTAGAGGGAAAAGAAACTAGCAAATATCTGATGTCATGTCTTGAAGCAGAGAAACCAGGCTCGACTGGATAGAAGATGAGAGGACGATGCATGCAAGACACGAGATAATCCCCTATCTCCAGGCACTGGTGACTTTCTCCGGGATCGCCCGTGTAATAGAGCCACGGGCGAACGCGTGCCGGGGAGCGTGACGAGTAGACCCGCTTTCAAAGAGTCGCTATAATACTCGTCTGCACATCCTGATGGGGTAAAATGACACGTTGGGCTCGAATCGTTCGCCTCCATCAATGTAATGAATTGAAGGCTAGAGGTAAACAACCACGAAAACACCTCAAGAAACGGTAAAAACATtatacacagaaacatgaatatatatatatattatatatatatatatatatatatatatatatatatacatatatatatatatatatatatatatatatatatatatatatatatatacatatatacgtacAAAAACAAGGGGAAAAACACCAACCCTGATGATAACGACagaaacaacatcaacaaaagcaGCATCAATCTACTCCTCAGGGTTATTCCTAGAAGCTGTGGCATTTTGAAACACGCATATAATGTGAAGCGCTTTTATTCTGGTCGTTTTAATCTATAGCCATATATTTTGTAGGAGCAAATTATGTTCcgctgcagaaaaaaaaaaaacaaaaaaaaaaaccgagtgCTGCTTTTGTAAAATGATACTCATCGATGAGTTTATATAGTTGCATGAGACAAGCAAACACTTTCTAAAGGTAGTCGAACAAGAAGTTTTTCACTTTCGCAAATGTATCAGCAGACGCACGCGTATGTGCGATATTTGCATATACCTTAATCTTTCTGTCTGTATTCATATCTTCAAGCTTAGTACCTTGTATTCATACGTATTTATGTACAcatagaaatatataatatgtgataATCATTTATGTTTTCTGTCTTTGTTCCTCATTCTACCAAACAATTGATGACTATGTATGTTTgcacatatgaatatatatatatatgtttaagaAATATATCATAATGTAATTATCGtatatgattatcatttttgatatatattatcatattacataatacatacaacatacatatacatatccatatacatatagttatatatttgcatatatatttgtgtatgcttttaaaacaattttatcatgttctcgtacatacaaacaaacaaacaatcatacatacatacatacatacatactcaTTAATTCTTAGAGAGCGTGAAGAagaaaggcagaaaaaaaagagagattcaTTAATATTGGCAAGATCGCTCGCGGTATACTGCCGTGAGTTTGCCTAGCAAATTGACACATTGACGCTACATTTTCCTCCGTCACACATTATACCGAGACGTAGACTTTTCTCGACTTTCTCGACAAAGCCACCCTTggaaacattgattttttttcgtcttctttGTTTGAGGATTGCTTAGCATCTCATTGATTTCAGCTATAAGAAAAGAATCCTGAACATCGCGCCGGAGTGGTAAAACTTTTTTCTTCCGGTCAGCGGCCGGCTGGTACATTAGAAATGTGGCTACTGATTGTAAAGCTTGTTTGGTTTTCTTTCAATTAAGTCAAGTAAGTCTCCGCCTGTATTGAATCAGAGTATTTTCaatccttgattttttttctcttctctatGTATCTTTTTCAAAgaccccccctcccacactgGCATGCAAAAGTACGTATGTTCCATACATGTGCTTGTGTGCTCTGAGGAACTGAAGGAACAATAACGTGTGGAAAGTGCGACAGAAGGAAGA includes these proteins:
- the LOC140230577 gene encoding uncharacterized protein, coding for MTATRATVYLVCIWGVSVTCACLPMTSMASYVYIEDIGACTVDWEKSNWGYTVAKYFVGFCLPLAMILFCYAKIYIVARRVKRQIRPAPANLGGPEHTSRWANEKSQCDALTGEVSQASPRKRQPGARVDRPSTSLPDNMRYHGNSDQVYRAKITDTNGSTLSEGQREPRAAKADIKRSKSAQHVWRGDLVNGTHSDKGLANVKCSVPAGLAIVPSIFQNDANVPTIRTDDYVPLKHKTVQKRFSLNEGTLRNKREKGKHKSSTSGESGEWKTFTSKQTARKVAKLKKMQSIRDTKAATTLLILLGVFLLCWIPYVAVCFLLNAQVHVNARVHCAAFMVALTNSVLNVFVYGVLNTKFRMGFRKLWKPCCLWISCRCLKRRNTDPGLRIRSISHSLRNNGVISERAVNGK